Proteins found in one Lysinibacillus fusiformis genomic segment:
- a CDS encoding MarR family winged helix-turn-helix transcriptional regulator: protein MRNHTLGTLTWIRMMRFTTQSNQLSNEFLKRFDLTTAQFDVLIQIKTYAPLTQCQLAEKVTVTQGGMSRMLARLEKEGLIERKQNWKTKTISLTSKGEQMIDAATPSQLHFQSSFFEEVLTAEEIKSLYIAMTKLEKHSREKKLPPV from the coding sequence ATGAGAAATCATACATTAGGTACCTTAACGTGGATTCGTATGATGCGTTTTACAACGCAAAGTAATCAGTTATCGAATGAATTTTTAAAACGTTTTGATTTAACGACAGCTCAATTTGATGTGTTAATCCAAATCAAAACATATGCCCCGCTTACACAGTGTCAATTAGCAGAAAAAGTAACTGTAACGCAAGGTGGCATGTCTCGCATGCTAGCACGACTGGAAAAAGAGGGGCTAATCGAGCGTAAACAAAATTGGAAGACGAAAACCATCTCATTGACATCAAAAGGGGAGCAAATGATTGATGCAGCAACACCTAGTCAACTTCACTTCCAGTCCTCATTTTTTGAAGAAGTATTAACAGCTGAGGAAATAAAATCTTTATATATTGCGATGACAAAGCTTGAAAAACATAGCAGAGAAAAAAAATTGCCGCCCGTGTAA
- the cdaS gene encoding sporulation-specific diadenylate cyclase CdaS, with product MDPINCDFSPMKETLKDELLQVILSLQQSVQEMDTDANCLLGNFEKIKEKFMTIEMKAATFYLNCYLSPFTEKYPELSHSVQNMSLRRHGGLIVIQRQDTLENLIQPGIHIGADLTHSLLESIFFPGNPLHDGAVLVNQNQIESAANVLPLSERYTGEKKLGTRHRAALGLSEVSDALVMVVSEETGRISFALKGNLYPVTTPGII from the coding sequence ATGGATCCAATAAATTGTGATTTTTCACCAATGAAAGAAACATTAAAAGATGAGCTTCTCCAAGTGATCCTGTCCTTACAGCAGAGTGTGCAGGAAATGGATACAGATGCAAATTGTCTCCTCGGTAATTTTGAGAAAATTAAAGAGAAGTTTATGACAATTGAAATGAAAGCTGCAACGTTCTATTTAAATTGTTATCTTTCCCCGTTTACTGAAAAGTATCCAGAGCTATCACATAGTGTACAAAATATGTCTTTAAGAAGACATGGTGGTTTAATTGTCATCCAACGTCAAGATACTTTAGAGAATCTGATTCAGCCTGGTATTCATATTGGGGCAGATTTAACCCATTCTTTATTAGAATCTATTTTCTTCCCTGGTAATCCGCTTCATGATGGTGCTGTACTTGTCAATCAAAATCAAATTGAGTCAGCAGCAAATGTACTGCCATTGTCAGAGCGTTATACAGGGGAAAAGAAATTAGGAACAAGACATCGTGCAGCGCTGGGATTGAGTGAGGTTAGTGATGCGCTGGTAATGGTTGTATCCGAAGAAACAGGGAGAATTTCTTTTGCTCTTAAAGGCAATTTATATCCTGTGACAACACCTGGCATTATATAG
- a CDS encoding methyl-accepting chemotaxis protein — protein sequence MRKSMKWKMLLEIMGIVVFIIAAFSIYIYQATYKSEKSNGEAIANSIVMGMEGAIQSRAKAEEIMEKEMIAESVMAAYIIDKGATYEDLKAIAERGGIDEIWSTDDKGNTTVTSVAPTVDFNFGADPNGQAAEYMQLLDGRAKEVVQKAQIRDVDDQFFKFVGVGSWNPATPQIVQVARHGQQLLDLEASIGSASYIDQLDNYLSSTVLFAAIVDEKGQAIAATAEKDLADIGFEPAQFSAQKSTEFSGRYDGTRVTQYIKPLSNGTYLAIIVSNAVLSQILVGTIVASLIVVCVIFFITGLSISKQVSRILSVRNSLEEISKGEADLTKRIPIHAKDEIGQLVTSFNGMMDNFQQIMCELKQGANQIKEATYTIQENAHETLDSAAMIQGESSQVAQASFAQQNNTADSAHSMEELARSIQYISESIAEISSISRNTEENADNGLQIMQSLQKQLVTIHEKTNFAVIGTQELEKLSTMIGEFTNVITGISDQTNLLALNASIEAARAGEAGKGFAVVAEEVRKLAEDSKRAADRITQVVMNVQKETANIVVTIQATADVLHAGRAIVQEAQQSFEGIHNDVQVLATQVDLVSSSTEEIAASTEEVTATMEDVSLLAKQTSQSVDAVAQKAKHQAENMESMTAFIDQLNTTAENLQLSAGKYKV from the coding sequence ATGAGAAAGTCAATGAAATGGAAAATGCTTCTGGAGATTATGGGCATTGTAGTGTTCATTATAGCGGCATTTTCTATTTATATTTATCAAGCTACATATAAAAGTGAAAAAAGCAATGGAGAAGCAATCGCCAACTCCATTGTCATGGGGATGGAAGGAGCGATTCAATCTAGAGCAAAAGCGGAAGAAATCATGGAAAAGGAAATGATTGCCGAATCTGTGATGGCTGCTTACATAATTGATAAAGGTGCTACGTATGAGGATTTAAAGGCTATTGCTGAACGTGGTGGCATCGATGAGATTTGGAGTACAGATGATAAAGGAAATACAACGGTGACATCAGTAGCTCCAACAGTTGATTTCAACTTTGGCGCTGATCCAAACGGACAAGCTGCTGAATATATGCAACTCCTAGATGGTAGAGCGAAAGAGGTCGTGCAAAAAGCACAAATTCGCGATGTCGATGATCAATTTTTCAAATTTGTCGGGGTAGGTAGCTGGAATCCAGCAACACCACAAATTGTACAGGTGGCTCGTCATGGACAGCAACTACTAGATTTAGAAGCAAGTATTGGCAGCGCATCCTATATCGATCAATTGGACAATTATTTATCCTCAACTGTATTATTCGCCGCTATTGTAGATGAAAAAGGCCAAGCTATTGCCGCTACAGCAGAAAAAGATTTAGCGGATATTGGTTTTGAGCCAGCCCAATTTTCAGCACAAAAGTCGACTGAATTTTCAGGGCGCTATGATGGCACGCGTGTCACGCAATATATAAAGCCATTATCAAACGGTACATACTTAGCGATTATTGTATCCAATGCCGTCCTATCACAAATTTTAGTGGGTACAATTGTGGCTTCATTGATCGTTGTCTGTGTGATTTTCTTCATTACGGGCCTATCTATTTCCAAACAAGTATCTCGTATTTTAAGCGTGCGAAATTCCTTAGAGGAAATTAGCAAAGGTGAAGCAGATTTAACCAAGCGCATTCCGATCCATGCGAAGGATGAAATTGGCCAATTAGTGACATCATTTAATGGGATGATGGATAATTTCCAACAAATCATGTGTGAATTAAAGCAAGGGGCCAATCAAATAAAAGAAGCTACCTACACGATTCAAGAAAACGCCCATGAAACACTAGATTCAGCCGCAATGATCCAAGGAGAATCCAGTCAGGTAGCTCAGGCCTCCTTTGCACAACAGAATAATACAGCAGACAGTGCGCACTCAATGGAGGAATTGGCACGCAGCATTCAATATATTTCGGAGTCCATAGCAGAAATTTCTAGTATTTCTCGTAATACTGAGGAAAATGCCGATAATGGATTACAAATTATGCAGTCCTTACAAAAGCAATTAGTGACTATTCATGAGAAAACGAATTTTGCGGTGATTGGTACACAGGAACTTGAAAAATTGTCTACCATGATTGGGGAATTTACCAATGTCATTACGGGAATCTCTGATCAAACGAATTTATTGGCATTAAATGCATCCATTGAAGCAGCACGTGCTGGTGAAGCGGGTAAAGGCTTTGCCGTTGTAGCAGAAGAAGTGCGTAAATTAGCTGAAGATTCTAAGCGTGCAGCGGATAGAATCACACAGGTGGTGATGAATGTCCAAAAGGAAACGGCCAATATTGTAGTGACCATCCAAGCGACAGCGGATGTATTACATGCAGGACGTGCGATCGTACAAGAAGCACAACAATCATTTGAAGGAATTCATAATGATGTACAGGTGTTAGCAACACAAGTAGATTTAGTATCTAGCTCAACCGAGGAAATTGCTGCAAGTACTGAGGAAGTAACAGCTACTATGGAAGATGTTTCGCTACTTGCCAAGCAAACATCGCAAAGTGTTGATGCCGTTGCCCAAAAGGCTAAACATCAAGCGGAAAATATGGAGAGCATGACCGCATTTATCGATCAATTGAATACAACAGCGGAAAACCTCCAACTATCAGCAGGCAAATATAAAGTATAA
- the rnz gene encoding ribonuclease Z, whose amino-acid sequence MQLHFLGTGAGMPSKERNTSALMVKLLDEVSEMWLFDCGEATQHQILHTSLKPRKVTKIFITHLHGDHIFGLPGFLSSRSFQGGDETLTIFGPPGLQQWIEQTLALSKTHLTYPLHFVEVQEGIIFEDAHFTIHAKELRHVVPCYGYRIEQKDLPGELLIDKAQALGVPKGPLLGQLKNGHDIVLENGDVIHAKDVVAPAKKGFTLSILGDTKYCEEAIQLSVGADIIVHEATFDGTTTDLAASYGHATNVEAAKVAQQAGAHYLLLNHLSARFLPYDLPQFLAEAQDVFPNTLLTSDQAVFTWQHNKLF is encoded by the coding sequence GTGCAGCTACATTTTTTAGGGACAGGCGCAGGCATGCCTTCAAAAGAACGAAATACAAGTGCTCTGATGGTAAAGCTATTAGATGAAGTGAGTGAAATGTGGCTATTTGACTGTGGAGAGGCGACACAGCATCAAATCCTCCATACATCATTAAAGCCGCGGAAGGTTACGAAAATTTTTATTACACATTTACATGGTGATCATATTTTTGGACTGCCAGGCTTTTTAAGCTCGCGTTCCTTTCAAGGTGGGGATGAGACGCTAACGATCTTCGGGCCACCTGGTTTACAGCAGTGGATTGAACAAACATTGGCGCTATCGAAAACCCATTTAACGTATCCTTTACACTTTGTAGAAGTACAGGAAGGGATTATTTTTGAAGATGCTCATTTTACAATTCATGCTAAGGAATTGCGCCATGTTGTACCTTGCTATGGTTATCGAATTGAGCAAAAGGATTTACCAGGCGAATTATTAATTGATAAAGCACAGGCACTTGGCGTTCCAAAAGGACCTTTGCTCGGGCAATTAAAAAATGGCCATGATATCGTGCTTGAAAATGGCGATGTGATACACGCAAAAGATGTTGTGGCACCTGCCAAAAAGGGCTTTACTCTGTCGATTTTAGGCGATACGAAATATTGTGAAGAAGCCATCCAACTATCCGTGGGTGCTGATATCATTGTGCATGAAGCGACTTTTGATGGTACAACAACGGATTTGGCAGCAAGCTATGGTCATGCGACAAATGTAGAGGCAGCAAAAGTCGCACAGCAAGCAGGTGCACACTATTTATTATTAAATCATTTAAGTGCTCGTTTTCTTCCATATGACTTACCTCAGTTTTTGGCTGAAGCACAGGATGTTTTCCCGAATACGCTCCTGACATCTGATCAAGCAGTCTTTACGTGGCAACACAATAAATTATTTTGA
- a CDS encoding class I SAM-dependent methyltransferase, translating to MTRKGPLAINYEALWQEGMKDWHGHMPERMVNDQLEEQFWAQSVARKKMGQTDPYAARIFQELQKKIEPQHSVLEIGPGWGNYTFPLADKVSKLTCVDSSESILHYLQQCMPEKEHVSYIHAKWESLERDEIEPHDIVLGVNCFYRMYEIKAALYHMNRLAKKRAIIGMTTGPIQPHYEQLYEKYGYDIKFPRRDYIEFLNLLYEMDIYADCQIIPLERVYEYESYEQLVATQSKKILTPNFQRAHVEESLLPFIEEKDGRYYYRHDFHAALVSWQPK from the coding sequence ATGACGAGAAAAGGACCGTTAGCCATTAACTATGAGGCATTATGGCAGGAAGGCATGAAGGATTGGCATGGCCATATGCCTGAACGAATGGTGAATGATCAGCTAGAGGAGCAATTTTGGGCGCAATCCGTAGCACGTAAAAAAATGGGGCAAACTGATCCTTATGCTGCACGGATTTTTCAGGAGCTTCAAAAAAAGATTGAACCTCAGCATTCTGTATTAGAAATTGGCCCTGGATGGGGCAATTATACATTCCCATTAGCTGATAAAGTGAGCAAGCTCACATGTGTGGATAGCTCCGAAAGCATTTTGCATTACTTACAACAGTGCATGCCCGAGAAGGAGCACGTTTCTTATATTCATGCGAAGTGGGAAAGTTTAGAGCGTGATGAGATTGAGCCACATGATATCGTTTTAGGCGTGAATTGTTTTTACCGTATGTATGAAATTAAAGCAGCTTTATATCATATGAATCGGCTGGCGAAGAAGCGTGCCATTATTGGGATGACGACAGGGCCTATTCAGCCACATTATGAACAATTATATGAAAAATATGGCTATGACATAAAATTTCCTCGCAGAGATTATATCGAGTTTTTGAATCTACTATATGAAATGGATATTTATGCTGATTGTCAAATTATCCCGCTCGAACGTGTTTATGAATATGAGAGCTATGAGCAACTTGTGGCAACGCAAAGTAAAAAAATATTAACGCCAAACTTCCAGCGAGCCCATGTGGAAGAATCACTTCTACCTTTTATTGAAGAAAAAGATGGACGTTATTATTATCGTCATGATTTTCATGCAGCACTTGTTTCATGGCAACCAAAATAA
- a CDS encoding cobyric acid synthase: MPAKSIMIQGTASDVGKSMICTALCRIFSDDGLKVVPFKSQNMALNSFVTKDGGEIGRAQGVQAEAARVVATTDMNPILLKPKQDMMSEVIVHGKHFLNMDAKSYRNNFVQEAMPIVEKSVRTLQNTYDVIVLEGAGSPAEINLKDRDIANMRMAHLADAAVVLVADIDRGGVFASIVGTLALLDEKERARVKGLIINKFRGMRELLDDGLAWVERETGIPVLGVIPYVDVNIEAEDSLALSSLRFKKPKPGEFAVDVAMIRLPRISNFTDIDPFFDEPEVGVRLIGNVNELGTPDILILPGTKSTMDDLAWLKAQGFDQAITHLRNKGTKIIGICGGFQMLGETLLDPGAVEGNDESAHGLGLLPMETIFVGNKKTVQMTGVRGQDTLTGYEIHLGRTKILRDEVSPFLQLEDGRKDGAVSHDEQVIGTYFHGLFHNRTFTRQLVNEIREKKGLAALPSDVKSDAERREDAYNMLADHVRANLDMKKIYEILSIEVSV; encoded by the coding sequence ATGCCAGCAAAATCAATCATGATTCAAGGAACGGCTTCCGATGTTGGAAAAAGTATGATTTGTACCGCACTATGTCGTATATTTTCAGATGATGGACTAAAAGTAGTACCATTTAAATCGCAAAATATGGCTCTTAATTCATTTGTTACGAAGGATGGCGGTGAAATCGGCCGCGCACAAGGGGTGCAGGCAGAGGCGGCTCGTGTTGTTGCAACGACTGATATGAATCCTATCCTGCTGAAACCGAAGCAAGATATGATGTCAGAGGTTATCGTTCATGGTAAGCATTTTTTAAATATGGATGCCAAAAGCTACCGCAATAATTTTGTGCAAGAAGCGATGCCAATCGTGGAAAAATCAGTACGTACACTACAAAATACATATGATGTCATAGTCCTAGAGGGCGCTGGTAGCCCTGCAGAGATTAACTTAAAGGATCGCGATATTGCCAATATGCGAATGGCTCATTTAGCAGATGCAGCGGTTGTCCTCGTTGCTGATATTGATCGTGGTGGAGTCTTTGCCTCGATTGTTGGTACACTGGCATTGTTAGATGAGAAAGAACGAGCACGTGTAAAAGGATTAATTATCAATAAATTTAGAGGCATGCGTGAATTACTGGATGATGGTTTGGCATGGGTGGAGCGTGAAACGGGCATTCCGGTACTTGGCGTGATTCCTTATGTCGATGTCAATATTGAAGCGGAGGATTCTCTCGCACTATCGTCACTACGCTTTAAAAAACCAAAGCCAGGCGAATTTGCTGTAGATGTAGCCATGATTCGTTTACCACGTATTTCAAACTTCACCGATATTGATCCATTTTTCGATGAGCCAGAGGTGGGTGTGCGTTTAATTGGTAATGTCAACGAGCTAGGTACACCAGATATCCTCATTCTGCCAGGAACGAAAAGTACAATGGATGATTTAGCTTGGCTAAAAGCACAGGGCTTTGATCAAGCCATCACACATTTACGTAATAAAGGTACTAAAATTATTGGCATTTGCGGTGGTTTCCAAATGCTTGGTGAAACATTACTAGATCCTGGGGCAGTGGAGGGAAATGACGAATCTGCTCATGGTCTTGGGCTATTACCGATGGAAACCATTTTTGTAGGCAATAAAAAAACGGTGCAAATGACAGGCGTAAGAGGGCAGGACACATTGACAGGCTACGAAATTCATCTAGGACGTACAAAAATTTTACGTGATGAAGTATCACCGTTTTTACAGTTAGAAGATGGAAGAAAAGATGGTGCGGTTAGTCATGATGAGCAAGTGATTGGCACGTATTTCCACGGCTTGTTCCATAATCGTACCTTTACTCGTCAACTCGTCAATGAAATACGAGAGAAAAAAGGGTTAGCTGCTTTACCAAGTGATGTGAAAAGTGACGCAGAACGAAGAGAAGATGCCTATAATATGTTAGCCGACCATGTACGAGCAAATCTTGATATGAAAAAAATATATGAAATTTTATCTATAGAGGTATCTGTATGA
- a CDS encoding cob(I)yrinic acid a,c-diamide adenosyltransferase, whose translation MARKGLFLVYTGEGKGKTTASLGVTLRAVGRGLNVRFMQFIKSPERTYGEQIALRKLGVEMEQMGIGFTWTKTPEEHRAALAKAWKKTKAALQDDRIDLLVLDELNNALAITKFPIDDVLPLAEVIEAIQQRPSTMHLVVTGRSANPSLLAMADLVSTIDATKHYYDEGIPAVKGLEF comes from the coding sequence ATGGCAAGAAAAGGCTTATTTTTAGTATATACAGGTGAAGGAAAGGGCAAAACGACAGCATCCCTAGGTGTTACATTGCGTGCGGTGGGCCGTGGCTTAAATGTGCGCTTTATGCAGTTTATTAAATCACCTGAACGCACTTATGGAGAGCAAATTGCCCTTCGTAAGCTAGGCGTAGAAATGGAACAAATGGGCATAGGTTTTACATGGACAAAGACGCCTGAGGAGCATCGTGCTGCATTAGCCAAGGCTTGGAAAAAAACGAAGGCAGCTCTGCAGGATGATCGCATTGATTTATTGGTGCTTGATGAGCTAAATAATGCCCTGGCGATCACCAAGTTTCCAATCGATGATGTCCTCCCACTAGCAGAAGTCATCGAGGCAATCCAACAACGCCCCTCAACGATGCACCTGGTTGTCACAGGCCGAAGCGCGAACCCTTCGCTACTGGCAATGGCTGATTTAGTGTCAACCATTGATGCAACAAAGCATTACTATGATGAAGGGATCCCAGCAGTGAAAGGGCTTGAATTTTAA
- a CDS encoding nitroreductase family protein, whose amino-acid sequence MTVIEALKKRRAIRNYTTQSVEKEKIEQILQAATYAPNDRMREPWHFYVIQDEAMKRYEEMASAYLQERFPTKPNLVESSLKVVQTTPVAIVVTADIVEGDADATEDNVFAVCSAIMSMWLTAEELGLGFVWRTRGVGLVHDSRMHTFLGASASQKVVGTIFIGYPQEQEQSDKKRTPFAEKTTWL is encoded by the coding sequence ATGACTGTCATTGAAGCATTAAAAAAACGTCGAGCAATTCGTAATTACACAACACAATCGGTAGAGAAAGAAAAGATTGAGCAAATTTTACAGGCAGCAACCTATGCACCGAATGACCGTATGCGAGAGCCTTGGCATTTTTATGTCATACAAGATGAAGCCATGAAGCGTTATGAAGAAATGGCTAGTGCTTATTTACAAGAACGCTTCCCCACGAAGCCAAACCTAGTGGAAAGTTCATTGAAGGTTGTACAAACAACGCCTGTGGCCATTGTTGTAACAGCAGACATTGTAGAGGGCGATGCAGATGCGACAGAAGATAATGTTTTTGCCGTATGTAGTGCCATTATGTCTATGTGGTTGACAGCAGAGGAGCTAGGTCTTGGTTTTGTTTGGCGTACACGTGGTGTTGGCCTGGTGCATGATTCTCGTATGCATACGTTCCTTGGTGCAAGTGCCTCTCAAAAAGTAGTCGGCACAATATTTATTGGCTACCCACAGGAGCAAGAGCAAAGCGACAAGAAACGTACACCGTTTGCAGAAAAGACAACATGGCTGTAA
- the cobA gene encoding uroporphyrinogen-III C-methyltransferase, whose amino-acid sequence MKDGIVYIVGAGPGDPKLITVYGLECIQKADVISYDRLVNPKLLDFAKKDAELVYCGKLPGKHHLIQDEINALLVEKAQEGKIVTRLKGGDPFVFGRGAEEAEILKNHDIAYEIVPGITAGIAAPAYAGIPVTHRDFATSFALVTGHGREEKGQDFLNWPALATGIDTVAFYMSVGNIAYIARKLIENGRKATTPVAVIEWGTTAQQRTITGPLDEIASIIEREGYHNPSMIVVGEVVNVREKIQWFEEQGLTFS is encoded by the coding sequence ATGAAGGATGGAATTGTATATATCGTTGGAGCAGGTCCTGGCGATCCGAAGCTCATTACTGTGTATGGACTGGAATGTATTCAAAAGGCTGATGTAATTTCCTATGATCGTCTTGTGAATCCTAAATTGCTTGATTTTGCAAAAAAGGATGCGGAGCTTGTTTATTGTGGCAAATTACCTGGGAAGCATCATCTCATTCAAGATGAAATTAATGCATTACTTGTGGAAAAAGCTCAAGAAGGTAAAATTGTTACACGTCTTAAAGGTGGCGATCCTTTTGTCTTTGGACGTGGTGCTGAGGAAGCAGAGATATTAAAAAATCATGACATTGCCTATGAAATCGTTCCTGGGATAACAGCAGGTATTGCGGCTCCTGCATATGCAGGGATTCCCGTTACGCATAGAGACTTCGCGACAAGCTTTGCCCTTGTGACTGGGCATGGACGTGAAGAAAAAGGACAAGATTTTTTGAATTGGCCAGCATTAGCTACAGGCATTGATACTGTTGCTTTTTATATGAGTGTTGGGAACATTGCCTACATCGCTCGAAAATTAATCGAAAACGGACGGAAGGCTACAACGCCAGTAGCGGTTATTGAGTGGGGAACAACTGCTCAACAACGCACGATTACAGGGCCGTTAGATGAGATAGCCAGCATTATTGAGCGTGAAGGGTATCATAACCCTTCTATGATTGTAGTGGGCGAGGTTGTCAATGTACGTGAAAAAATTCAATGGTTTGAAGAGCAGGGACTTACCTTTTCATAA
- a CDS encoding precorrin-2 dehydrogenase/sirohydrochlorin ferrochelatase family protein, whose amino-acid sequence MTNYFPIHINLEYKTVVIVGGGHVAMQKVASLLPAKANIVIVSPTLHDTLQPLAESGQITWKQKEFEPRDLDDAILIIAATNVTAVNEAVQEAAQHWQLINRTDKQSESDFITPATVRRGPLVLTVSTSGASPGLARKIKADLEDQFDDAYDDYVCFLQQARLMIAAKYDKGPQRRAALQALLEPNILEWTRHGEIDRREAYLQQLLMGAAQ is encoded by the coding sequence ATGACTAATTATTTTCCTATTCATATCAATCTAGAATATAAAACGGTAGTAATTGTAGGCGGCGGTCACGTGGCAATGCAGAAGGTAGCATCCCTGTTACCGGCAAAGGCAAACATCGTGATTGTCAGCCCAACCTTACATGACACATTACAGCCACTTGCTGAGTCAGGGCAAATTACTTGGAAGCAAAAGGAATTTGAACCGCGTGATTTAGATGATGCCATTCTCATTATCGCTGCAACGAATGTGACAGCAGTGAACGAAGCAGTTCAAGAGGCGGCCCAGCATTGGCAATTAATCAACCGAACAGATAAACAAAGTGAAAGTGATTTTATTACGCCTGCTACTGTTCGCCGTGGTCCATTGGTGTTAACTGTTTCAACATCAGGAGCAAGCCCAGGTCTAGCGCGCAAGATCAAAGCAGATTTAGAAGATCAATTCGATGATGCTTATGATGACTATGTATGCTTTTTACAGCAAGCTCGCTTAATGATTGCTGCTAAGTATGATAAAGGTCCACAAAGACGTGCAGCATTACAAGCGTTGCTAGAGCCAAACATCCTTGAATGGACACGTCATGGCGAGATTGATCGACGTGAAGCATATTTACAACAACTATTGATGGGAGCAGCGCAATGA
- a CDS encoding cobyrinate a,c-diamide synthase, with protein MQTNRFVLAGTGSGVGKTTFTIGLMKALQNKGNVVQGFKCGPDYIDPTYHTAVTGRVSRNIDSWMFSHEAVRDIVARASMDADVSIIEGVMGFYDGKSPLSDAGSAADISVVTESPVILIVNCASMARSVAAVVKGFQLLSDKPNIVGVIANQVGSVGHYEIAKAAIEQECGIPVIGYLKREEGIDIPSRHLGLVPAIERGELDSFFDKLGNLMAETIDLDQLLHLTKAPILQESGHLFMEEPSQNICIAVARDAAFNFYYEENLALLRAKGATLQFFSPLANEPVPAEADGLYIGGGFPEEFAESLATNTVVKDSIREAIAKGLPTLAECGGFMYLTEAITNSHGERYDMVGVIPGEVAMQTKLAALGYREIFGTADNFLIGAEEQAKGHEFHYSKYSGSHNTAAYETIGRFGKKKEGYQEGNLVAGYTHFHFVSNPKLVDNWLTACKKVKSND; from the coding sequence ATGCAAACAAATCGTTTTGTACTAGCTGGTACGGGCAGTGGGGTAGGTAAAACTACTTTTACCATTGGACTGATGAAGGCATTACAAAATAAAGGAAACGTGGTGCAAGGCTTTAAATGTGGTCCTGATTATATCGATCCAACCTATCATACGGCTGTAACAGGCAGAGTATCACGCAATATTGATAGCTGGATGTTCTCACATGAAGCGGTACGTGATATTGTGGCACGCGCAAGTATGGATGCAGATGTATCCATTATTGAAGGTGTGATGGGCTTTTATGACGGTAAAAGCCCTTTATCGGACGCTGGTTCTGCTGCTGATATTAGCGTAGTGACTGAGAGCCCTGTTATTTTAATTGTCAATTGTGCTAGCATGGCACGCAGTGTAGCAGCGGTTGTTAAGGGTTTCCAACTACTATCAGATAAACCGAATATCGTTGGTGTTATTGCGAACCAGGTTGGTAGTGTCGGTCATTACGAAATTGCCAAGGCAGCTATTGAACAAGAATGCGGCATACCTGTGATTGGCTACTTAAAGCGTGAGGAAGGGATCGATATCCCGAGTCGTCATTTAGGATTAGTGCCTGCGATTGAAAGAGGAGAGCTAGATTCATTTTTTGATAAACTAGGGAACCTAATGGCAGAAACGATTGATTTGGACCAATTACTACATTTAACAAAGGCTCCTATCTTACAAGAATCTGGTCATTTATTTATGGAGGAGCCTTCACAAAATATTTGTATAGCAGTTGCAAGAGATGCGGCATTTAATTTTTATTATGAAGAAAACCTGGCTTTGTTACGTGCGAAAGGGGCAACACTACAATTTTTCTCACCGCTTGCTAATGAGCCTGTACCAGCAGAAGCAGATGGCTTATATATTGGTGGGGGCTTTCCTGAGGAATTTGCAGAGTCACTTGCGACCAATACAGTCGTTAAAGACTCTATTCGTGAAGCCATTGCCAAAGGTCTTCCAACATTAGCTGAATGTGGGGGCTTTATGTATTTAACAGAGGCGATCACAAATAGCCATGGCGAACGCTATGACATGGTAGGGGTAATTCCTGGAGAAGTGGCGATGCAAACAAAACTAGCAGCACTTGGTTATCGTGAAATTTTTGGCACAGCCGATAATTTCTTAATTGGTGCTGAGGAGCAAGCGAAGGGCCATGAGTTCCATTATTCCAAATATAGTGGTTCTCACAACACAGCAGCCTACGAAACGATTGGTCGTTTTGGCAAAAAGAAAGAAGGCTATCAAGAAGGAAATTTAGTGGCTGGCTATACACATTTCCATTTTGTATCAAACCCAAAGCTAGTTGACAATTGGTTAACAGCTTGTAAGAAGGTGAAAAGTAATGACTAA